A stretch of the Alnus glutinosa chromosome 6, dhAlnGlut1.1, whole genome shotgun sequence genome encodes the following:
- the LOC133871763 gene encoding beta carbonic anhydrase 5, chloroplastic-like isoform X1 produces the protein MITYMAFKSKAPNAKAITEMICQIRCRARTFISRMVALSSSRVFGDSYHCPPFSGFGNSFVGSRRIFLNPNTTKLAKDEKAHLAFLPSVERNQVSRLKASSNSPGLAQELINYKVKNVGKTDGGQDLFGEMKQRFLNFKEQKYIKELEHFQALAEVQYPKFMVIACADSRVCPSNILGFQPGEAFMIRNVANLVPPLENGPTETNAALEFAVNTLEVGNILVIGHSSCAGIQALMSMQDDVDSRSFVEKWVIKGKVAKLRTKADAAHFSFDQQCRHCEKESVNRSLLNLLTYPWIQERVRKGLLSIHGGYYDFLNCTFEKWTLDLKGSSIGEEGSCSVKDQAFWC, from the exons ATGATTACGTATATGGCTTTCAAGTCAAAGGCACCAAATGCAAAGGCCATAACAGAGATGATCTGCCAAATTC GCTGTAGAGCCCGGACGTTCATATCAAGAATGGTAGCTCTAAGCTCATCCAGGGTCTTTGGCGACTCCTATCATTGCCCACCCTTTTCTGGTTTTGGCAATTCCTTTGTGGGTTCTCGAAGAATTTTTCTAAATCCAAACACA ACCAAATTGGCAAAGGACGAGAAGGCCCATTTAGCATTTCTGCCTTCAGTGGA GAGAAACCAAGTTTCAAGATTGAAAGCTTCGAGCAATTCACCTGGACTTGCACAAGaacttataaactataaagtgaaaaatgtgGGCAAAACTGACGGTGGCCAGGACTTGTTTGGTGAAATGAAACAGAGGTTTCTTAATTTCAAGGAGCAGAAATATAT AAAGGAGTTGGAGCATTTTCAAGCTCTTGCTGAAGTCCAATACCCTAAG TTTATGGTAATTGCTTGTGCAGATTCTAGGGTATGCCCTTCTAACATCCTTGGGTTTCAACCTGGAGAAGCCTTTATGATTCGAAATGTTGCGAATCTTGTTCCCCCACTTGAG AATGGACCAACAGAAACTAATGCTGCTCTTGAGTTTGCGGTAAACACTCTTGAA GTTGGGAATATATTAGTCATTGGTCACAGTAGCTGTGCTGGAATACAAGCCCTTATGAGCATGCAAGATGATGTGGACTCAAG AAGCTTTGTTGAAAAGTGGGTCATTAAAGGGAAAGTAGCCAAGTTAAGAACAAAAGCTGATGCAGCCCACTTTAGCTTTGACCAGCAATGCAGACACTGTGAGAAG GAATCAGTCAACCGTTCATTACTGAACTTGCTTACATACCCGTGGATACAAGAGAGGGTCAGAAAAGGGCTGCTCTCTATTCATGGAGGGTATTATGATTTCCTCAATTGTACATTTGAGAAGTGGACACTTGATTTGAAGGGAAGCAGCATTGGAGAAGAGGGCAGTTGCTCTGTCAAAGATCAAGCTTTTTGGTGTTGA
- the LOC133871763 gene encoding beta carbonic anhydrase 5, chloroplastic-like isoform X2, producing the protein MVALSSSRVFGDSYHCPPFSGFGNSFVGSRRIFLNPNTTKLAKDEKAHLAFLPSVERNQVSRLKASSNSPGLAQELINYKVKNVGKTDGGQDLFGEMKQRFLNFKEQKYIKELEHFQALAEVQYPKFMVIACADSRVCPSNILGFQPGEAFMIRNVANLVPPLENGPTETNAALEFAVNTLEVGNILVIGHSSCAGIQALMSMQDDVDSRSFVEKWVIKGKVAKLRTKADAAHFSFDQQCRHCEKESVNRSLLNLLTYPWIQERVRKGLLSIHGGYYDFLNCTFEKWTLDLKGSSIGEEGSCSVKDQAFWC; encoded by the exons ATGGTAGCTCTAAGCTCATCCAGGGTCTTTGGCGACTCCTATCATTGCCCACCCTTTTCTGGTTTTGGCAATTCCTTTGTGGGTTCTCGAAGAATTTTTCTAAATCCAAACACA ACCAAATTGGCAAAGGACGAGAAGGCCCATTTAGCATTTCTGCCTTCAGTGGA GAGAAACCAAGTTTCAAGATTGAAAGCTTCGAGCAATTCACCTGGACTTGCACAAGaacttataaactataaagtgaaaaatgtgGGCAAAACTGACGGTGGCCAGGACTTGTTTGGTGAAATGAAACAGAGGTTTCTTAATTTCAAGGAGCAGAAATATAT AAAGGAGTTGGAGCATTTTCAAGCTCTTGCTGAAGTCCAATACCCTAAG TTTATGGTAATTGCTTGTGCAGATTCTAGGGTATGCCCTTCTAACATCCTTGGGTTTCAACCTGGAGAAGCCTTTATGATTCGAAATGTTGCGAATCTTGTTCCCCCACTTGAG AATGGACCAACAGAAACTAATGCTGCTCTTGAGTTTGCGGTAAACACTCTTGAA GTTGGGAATATATTAGTCATTGGTCACAGTAGCTGTGCTGGAATACAAGCCCTTATGAGCATGCAAGATGATGTGGACTCAAG AAGCTTTGTTGAAAAGTGGGTCATTAAAGGGAAAGTAGCCAAGTTAAGAACAAAAGCTGATGCAGCCCACTTTAGCTTTGACCAGCAATGCAGACACTGTGAGAAG GAATCAGTCAACCGTTCATTACTGAACTTGCTTACATACCCGTGGATACAAGAGAGGGTCAGAAAAGGGCTGCTCTCTATTCATGGAGGGTATTATGATTTCCTCAATTGTACATTTGAGAAGTGGACACTTGATTTGAAGGGAAGCAGCATTGGAGAAGAGGGCAGTTGCTCTGTCAAAGATCAAGCTTTTTGGTGTTGA
- the LOC133870733 gene encoding AP-4 complex subunit mu, with protein MISQFFVLSQRGDNIVFRDYRGEVQKGSAEIFFRKVKFWKDDGQEEEAPPVFNVDGVNYFHVKVVGLLFVATTRVNISPSLVLELLQRIARVIKDYLGVLNEDSLRKNFVLVYELLDEVIDFGYVRTTSTEMLKSYVFNEPIVVDAARLQSLGPASIFMPGTKRMPGTAVTKSVVATEPGGRRREEIFVDIIEKISITFSSSGYILTSEIDGTIQMKSYLTGNPEIRLAFNDDLGIGRGGRSVYDYRSSSGSGAVILDDCNFHQSVRLDSFDMDKTLSLIPPDGEFTVMNYRMTQEFKPPFRINPLIEEAGALKAEVIIKVRAEFSSSITANTILVAMPLPKYTTRASFELEPGALGQTTDFKEANKRLEWGLKKIVGGSEHTLRAKLTFSQESHGNITKESGPVSMTFTIPMYNASRLQVKYLQIAKKSGTYNPYRWVRYVTQANSYVARI; from the exons ATGATCTCGCAGTTCTTCGTGCTGTCGCAGCGCGGAGACAACATCGTCTTCCGCGATT ATCGTGGTGAAGTGCAAAAGGGAAGCGCGGAAATATTTTTCCGTAAAGTGAAGTTTTGGAAAGATGATGGGCAAGAGGAGGAGGCACCACCTGTCTTT AATGTGGATGGTGTAAACTACTTTCATGTGAAGGTTGTTGGGTTATTGTTCGTTGCAACTACAAGAGTTAATATTTCACCTTCTCTTGTCTTGGAGCTTTTACAAAGGATTGCTCGCGTCATTAAAGATTACCTTGGGGTTCTTAATGAAGATTCATTGCGGAAAAATTTTGTGCTTGTGTATGAGCTGCTTGACGAAGTTATT GATTTTGGTTATGTACGAACAACATCCACGGAAATGTTGAAGTCTTATGTTTTTAATGAGCCAATTGTGGTTGATGCTGCACGTTTACAATCTCTTGGTCCTGCATCCATTTTTATG CCAGGTACCAAAAGAATGCCAGGAACAGCTGTCACAAAATCTGTTGTAGCAACTGAGCCCGGGGGTAGGAGGAGGGAGGAAATTTTTGTCGATATAATTGAGAAAATCAGCATCACCTTTAGCTCGAGT GGGTATATACTGACTTCTGAGATAGACGGTACCATTCAAATGAAGAGCTATCTCACTGGCAATCCAGAAATCCGCTTAGCTTTTAATGATGATTTGGGAATTGGAAGAGGCGGGAGATCTGTCTATG ATTACAGGAGTTCATCTGGGTCTGGAGCAGTGATATTGGACGATTGTAATTTCCATCAATCTGTACGTCTAGATAGTTTTGACATGGACAAAACTTTGAGCCTG ATACCGCCAGATGGTGAATTTACCGTCATGAACTACCGGATGACTCAGGAGTTCAAGCCTCCTTTTCGTATTAACCCTTTGATCGAAGAAGCAGGAGCCCTTAAG GCTGAAGTGATTATTAAAGTACGTGCTGAGTTCTCCTCAAGCATTACTGCAAACACAATTTTGGTTGCGATGCCACTACCAAAATATACTACCAG AGCTAGTTTTGAGTTGGAACCTGGAGCACTTGGACAAACAACGGATTTCAAGGAAGCAAATAAGAGACTTGAATGGGGTTTAAAGAAG ATTGTTGGTGGATCTGAACATACTCTGCGTGCAAAGCTGACATTTTCTCAAGAATCACATG GAAACATCACAAAAGAATCTGGACCAGTTAGCATGACTTTCACGATACCAATGTATAATGCTTCAAGGCTTCAG GTAAAATACTTGCAGATAGCAAAGAAATCTGGAACTTATAATCCGTATAGGTGGGTGAGATATGTTACTCAAGCCAATTCCTATGTTGCTCGTATATGA
- the LOC133871645 gene encoding protein PELPK1-like — protein MNCHKNLCILFLATVLVFGNVVLATRLLVDTTLPKVPEFTKPEPLPLPTVPNLPKPELPLPKVELPPLPHVPTLPKPEFPAVPHVAKPELPPLPKLEVPKLPELPPLPHLPDLPKPILPTIPSFPKDIPHSTSNPFSQAMNRRLFLQFQTCLNLNYVPLPKVELPPLPHVPTPPKPEFPTVPHVVKPELPPLPKLEVPKLPELPPLPHLPDLPKPTCITYHPKPSQGYTPLNF, from the exons ATGAATTGTCACAAGAATTTGTGCATTCTGTTTTTGGCTACTGTGTTAGTTTTTGGCAATGTAGTTCTCGCCACTCGCCTCCTTGTAGACACAACACTACCTAAGGTTCCTGAGTTTACCAAGCCAGAACCGCTGCCTCTTCCTACAGTTCCAAACTTGCCTAAACCTGAATTACCACTACCTAAGGTTGAACTTCCCCCGCTTCCTCATGTCCCGACCCTTCCAAAACCTGAGTTTCCAGCGGTGCCTCACGTTGCAAAGCCTGAACTGCCTCCTTTGCCAAAGCTGGAGGTGCCAAAACTGCCGGAATTGCCACCTCTGCCCCATCTCCCAGATCTGCCAAAGCCCATATTACCTACCATCCCAAGCTTTCCCAAGGATATACCCCACTCAACTTCTAACCCTT TTTCCCAAGCCATGAACCGCCGCCTCTTCCTACAGTTCCAAACTTGCCTAAACCTGAATTACGTACCACTACCTAAGGTTGAACTTCCCCCGCTTCCTCACGTCCCGACCCCTCCAAAACCCGAGTTTCCGACTGTGCCTCACGTCGTAAAGCCTGAACTGCCTCCTTTGCCAAAGCTGGAGGTGCCAAAACTGCCGGAATTGCCACCTCTGCCCCATCTCCCAGATCTGCCAAAGCCCACATGCATTACCTACCATCCCAAGCCTTCCCAAGGATATACCCCACTCAACTTCTAA
- the LOC133870868 gene encoding AT-hook motif nuclear-localized protein 17 gives MKGEYVEPNSETSSMFSKLHHQHQQHQQHQLLHPFSHPFHQVSSATTPRECQQQTSEDDDSRSSGGPTNATPPTNQPQKIKTSSEGDGATIEVVRRPRGRPPGSKNKPKPPVFITRDPEPAMSPYVLEVPGGSDIVEAISRFCRRKNMGICVLTGSGTVANVTLRQPSPTPGATVTFHGRFDILSISATFFPGTTSFPVPNGFSISLAGPQGQIVGGLVAGSLVAAGPVFIIAASFNNPSYHRIPSEDEVHNSGSGGGDGAHSPPVSGGGESGHAPGDSCGMSMYSCHLPTDVIWAPTPRQAPPPPPY, from the coding sequence ATGAAAGGCGAATATGTAGAACCAAACAGTGAAACCTCCAGCATGTTCTCCAAGCTTCACCACCAACACCAACAACACCAACAACACCAACTCCTCCACCCATTTTCTCATCCCTTCCACCAAGTCTCCTCCGCCACCACCCCACGTGAATGCCAACAACAAACCTCTGAAGATGACGACAGCCGAAGCAGCGGTGGCCCCACTAACGCCACCCCTCCGACCAACCAGCCCCAGAAGATCAAGACCTCCTCCGAAGGCGACGGAGCCACCATCGAAGTCGTGAGGCGGCCCAGGGGCCGTCCACCGGGATCCAAAAACAAGCCCAAGCCCCCGGTCTTCATCACCCGCGACCCTGAGCCCGCCATGAGCCCTTACGTTCTCGAGGTCCCCGGCGGAAGCGACATCGTTGAGGCTATTTCCCGCTTCTGCCGCCGCAAGAACATGGGCATCTGCGTACTCACCGGCTCCGGTACCGTTGCCAACGTCACCCTCCGCCAGCCCTCCCCAACTCCCGGCGCCACCGTCACCTTCCACGGCCGCTTCGACATCCTCTCCATCTCCGCCACCTTTTTCCCAGGCACCACGTCCTTCCCCGTCCCCAACGGCTTCTCTATCTCCCTTGCAGGTCCCCAGGGCCAGATCGTCGGCGGCCTCGTCGCTGGATCCCTCGTTGCCGCCGGGCCTGTCTTCATAATCGCCGCATCCTTCAACAACCCCTCCTACCACCGGATTCCATCCGAGGACGAGGTCCATAACTCGGGGTCCGGAGGGGGCGACGGCGCGCACTCTCCACCGGTGTCGGGTGGCGGAGAAAGTGGGCACGCGCCGGGTGATTCGTGCGGGATGTCCATGTACAGCTGTCACTTGCCGACCGATGTGATCTGGGCGCCCACTCCGAGACAAGCACCGCCTCCACCACCTTACTGA